The Bacteroidales bacterium sequence GTTCTGCAACGGTAAGGCTTACGATATCATATTCCGCCGATATATCCCTGATGACCCGCAGTAGCTGGTCAATTTTCATACCTCCGGGTACTATCCCCACTGCTGCAATCATTTCCGCCGGATCGATCACATCGAGATCAAAGTGTATCATAACTTTTGATGCACCCGTACCTTTTAGCCATTCCAGGACAGCATTGCTGTTATCAACCGTTTCTGCCGGATGAAGGCTTTTTACACCCCATTCTTCCAGACGTACATCGATACCCGGATCAAACTCATTAAGGCCGACGACCAACGCTTTGGCCGGTTCTGTTTTTGCAGGAAACGCCCGGATGATCTCATCATCCCACTTGCCGAAGCATGCCGCCAATGCCATAGCGTGATACCCTTCATAAGCATCGCCAGGTACGTTTATATCAGGATGAGCGTCTATCCAGACAATGGCTACATCGTCAGGATATTTAGCAGCCAAATAGGTAAACGGCACCACACTGGCTGAACAATCCCCACCAAGTGTAATGATACGTTCGGGATCATTCTCATTTAAGAGGGACAGGGCATCTTTGGTCTGTTGCAGGATAACGTCATAAGCATTTATTCCATTTTTAACCTTTCTGTCGTTTACGTCCAATGA is a genomic window containing:
- a CDS encoding arginase family protein → MKSSSTLRLIYPQWQGGIITSLVTEVPADDASRGYYLGSHLLNFLAPRNGQKTVEVPVSLDVNDRKVKNGINAYDVILQQTKDALSLLNENDPERIITLGGDCSASVVPFTYLAAKYPDDVAIVWIDAHPDINVPGDAYEGYHAMALAACFGKWDDEIIRAFPAKTEPAKALVVGLNEFDPGIDVRLEEWGVKSLHPAETVDNSNAVLEWLKGTGASKVMIHFDLDVIDPAEMIAAVGIVPGGMKIDQLLRVIRDISAEYDIVSLTVAEPMPRVAIKIKNILDELPLLKD